The Chlamydia sp. 04-14 DNA segment ATAACATTTCCGTAGTTACTAAGCTTTTAACTACTTTGTCTTCCTTACCCAAAGGAGAGTGAGCTGACCAGGCACGCAAAATATGATCCGCCAGTAAACAGGCAATTTGATTCCCATTAAATATGTAGGGAGAGTTCTCATCCAAACATACAACTCCCAAACGATCTGCATCAGGATCTGTGGCTATAAAAATATCATCCTGATTTTTCATCATTTGCTGAATTCCCAAAGTTAGCGCTTCAGGATCTTCGGGATTAGGCAAACGTACTGTAGGGAAACTTCCATCAGGAAGTGCTTGTTTCTCAACAAGCTTGACCATAGGAAAATTCCAATCTTTTAAAACTCGAGGAATCATAGTGACTCCAGTTCCATGCAGTGGAGAATAGCTCACATGAATTGCCGGTCCTGAAAGACGATTATCTTCAGGATACAGCTGTAACTGACGTACGGTTTCTGTGTATAAAGCTTCATATTCTTCCCCTATAAGATGAATATAGGGATCTTCTAGAGAATCAACGAGTAAAACTTCTTCGACATCAGCTGATGCTCGAATAATCTCCTGATCTAAAGGAGGTAACACCTGCCCTCCTGAAGCCATATAGACCTTATACCCATTATACTCTGGAGGATTATGAGAAGCGGTAATCATCACTCCGGCTAAGGCCTGTTGAGATCTTAAAGTAAAAGAAACTAGAGCTAGAGGTTCAGGATCCTTAAATATAAGCGCATGAATTTTATTACCTGCGAGAACTTTGGCAGTTTCCTGAGCGAAATCAAAAGAATGATGTCGTGTATCGTAACCAATGACTACCCGAATAGAGTCCCCAGGATGAGGATTATGTTTTTTTAATACTTCTGCCAAACCTTGTGTAGCACGTCGCACTGTGAAGACATTAATTCTATTGGTACCCAATCCCATAGGACTACGCAGTCCTCCTGTACCAAAGGCAAGAGTTTTCCCAAATAGTTCTTCAAGACGCTGCGGATCGTTTTCTAGAAGCTCAGCTATAGTATCCTCGTCATCTTTACCAAAATCACTAGATAGCCAAGTCAAGATATTCTTTGCTGTTATAGGGTTACAAAGAGTTTCTATTTTCTGGAGAAAAGGCTTCATAAAAGTTCCTAAAAACACATCGCGCTCTTATGCCGTCATAACATAAAAATAGCTCTAGGCAAATAATTTCGTATATTTATCTAAAGGAGGGAAACGCTTTTAAGAAATAGGGATCCCTGCAGAAGAAAAAGCAAGCAAAAGAGCTGTTTCTCCTGACTGCGGGAAATAAAGCTCCGTAGGATAGGGCCCAACAAAAAAGACTCCCTGACCCACCTTATCCCCTGACAAAGATAAGAGTAATAGACAATCTTCTTCTCTTTCGGGAATACTATCTTCAGGAAGAACCCAAAAATCACTAACTAATAATAGTCGAGGTCGATGCACAAGATTAGCGGCAAAAACATCCAAATGTCGCTTTTTAACTAAAGCTGCCACTTCGGGAAGGGTACGGAAAATATTATCTCTCCAGCGCGCATCTAGTGTATTTTTTGAGATGGATTCCACGAAGTGTCTTAGTTTTATTTCTAAAGCAAAA contains these protein-coding regions:
- a CDS encoding phospho-sugar mutase; this translates as MKPFLQKIETLCNPITAKNILTWLSSDFGKDDEDTIAELLENDPQRLEELFGKTLAFGTGGLRSPMGLGTNRINVFTVRRATQGLAEVLKKHNPHPGDSIRVVIGYDTRHHSFDFAQETAKVLAGNKIHALIFKDPEPLALVSFTLRSQQALAGVMITASHNPPEYNGYKVYMASGGQVLPPLDQEIIRASADVEEVLLVDSLEDPYIHLIGEEYEALYTETVRQLQLYPEDNRLSGPAIHVSYSPLHGTGVTMIPRVLKDWNFPMVKLVEKQALPDGSFPTVRLPNPEDPEALTLGIQQMMKNQDDIFIATDPDADRLGVVCLDENSPYIFNGNQIACLLADHILRAWSAHSPLGKEDKVVKSLVTTEMLSAITKFYGGDIVNVGTGFKYIGEKIEDWRNKLERYVFGAEESYGYLYGTYVEDKDAISTSALITEAALQQKLQGKTLREAILDLYETHGYFMNKTLSLSFERDKESFMKSQIEKLASLDPSAMSLAGDSVVAFENYHQSIGINTTSGTTYKLDLPKMFMLCYYYDSGGKIIVRPSGTEPKIKLYFELVNRYDVVADKKQEQIQREQESQRKLENFISEFNEKFSSLQDE
- a CDS encoding DUF5070 domain-containing protein, translated to MRIVLHLEHLRHFQNQGSILFEDLVSADDCFALEIKLRHFVESISKNTLDARWRDNIFRTLPEVAALVKKRHLDVFAANLVHRPRLLLVSDFWVLPEDSIPEREEDCLLLLSLSGDKVGQGVFFVGPYPTELYFPQSGETALLLAFSSAGIPIS